Genomic segment of Globicephala melas chromosome 7, mGloMel1.2, whole genome shotgun sequence:
GCATGCAATCAGCTAATTAAGTTCCCCCCTCAAAGAGACGGGCTCCCCGGGGCTGGGAGTCGGCTGTAGTCTTTCCACCAGGAAAATGTGGCCACAGACGTGAAGCTTCCCCTAATGCACAGTGAAGACTCTGGGACGCTCCCAGAAAGGAAAACTTTGAATTGTTTCCCTcggtgcagggggtggggggggtcctaCACTTACTGTCAGAGAAGGCTTCTTCCGTGCATCCATGACATCCACAAAAATAGCTGAGCTGAACGCGCCGCATGCGGTTTTGGCTTCCTGACTCTCCGAGCTGGGTGCCAAGGTTTCTCTCCTGGAGGGAAGCGCGCTAAGGGGCCCGGGCCGGGAGCGCAGAGGCACAGCATCCCTGGCCCTACAGAAGGTGCCTTCTACCCCTGGCAACCCGGTCCTGcgccctcccctcccagctccagAATTCATCCCAGGCCTTACGgtccccctccccagtccccctgaggctcagagcagtagCCCAAACGCTGTTGATGGCAGCCTGCTGGCTCTCCAGACCCGGGTCCCCTGTGCACCTGCCAGGGCCGCCCCCCCAGGGCTCAGAGTCCTGCACCTGGCTGCTCCCCACTGGCCCCTTCGCCCCAGGCTGGTTGCTGGGTATCTGGGTGTTACACCTGCTCCCTCTAACTCTGCTTTTGCaccagagcacagggagagcacAGGGGGCCGCCTGTTTTCCTCTTCCCACTCCCCAAGACTCAACCATGCTCTTCCGACTGCTCGTCCAAGGGGGGGCTTGGGACCACAGCTGCACCTCATGTCAGCAAACCAACACAGACGTTCCGTCCAGCGGGCTGAAAGAGCAGCCAGACAACCCCTTGTACCACGTCAAACCCCGGCCCCCCCGCCCCAGACAACAAACAAATAGGCAGTGAAAGTCCCAGCTTTAAACATTTCCTGGCCAAGGCGGGATAGTCAATTTTGACGctgctgagaaaaaaatacagcctCGTTTCCGTTCAAATGCACCGAATTTATGGCCCAGGTTTTCATTAACTACTGTCAAGGAAGAAGCAGATAGaccaaataaattatgaaaaaattacttttttaatgtacaaAAGGACTTATTTACAAGTTGAGTATGTCATCTCAATTCATCGCATGTAGAAAAAGCTAAAAATGTTTTGGACATATAAATCTGACCGGATGACTCACCTACAGTATTTTCAGGGATGCTGTCTTCTGTACAGACAATATACAGGCTGGGAACAGCTAGCGAAATCCTAGCGCGGGAAAAGACCGTGCACCACACAGAGCCCAGAGCCTTGGAGGTGTCCCAGGGCTGTCGTTTGAAGTTGGCCTTGTCTTTGGACGCTGACAAAGCATTTGCTGTTCTGGGATGTAGAGTCCCAGGTGAGGCTTCGGCCCTGTCCTGGTTGAAGTCAGGGTCATAATCGGTTCCAGGTTCATAGTGGTGCAGGTGGATTTGGCAAGGTTGCCACGAATTCAACACGGGAAAGGTGCGCGGTGTTTGTACATGTGTGTGGCAGGGAGGATGCACCTACTTACCCTACTGTATATTTGGGAACAATGTCTTCTGACGCCAGTTGCAAATTCCATTTCCAGGTGGGGCTTGGCCAACACTGAATAGGAGAATTCAGTGATGGTCCCTCAGAGTCCCAAGAATCAACCCCTTCACCCTCCCACGCTCACTGAGAACACCATACGTATCATCGTTCTCTGTGAAATGAACAGGAGGGCGGCGGGAAGGGAATCCAGAAGACACCGCGACTGCATGCGGTAGCTAGGGGGTTGGTCACTGGGCTGCTGGCGAGCGGACAGCATGGCCTGGAGGAACTTGGGCGGAGGTTGCTGTCAAGCCCTGGGGTTTATCCATGGTCAAGTGGGTGCATAGTGCATTGGAGAAACAGGCTTGGGTAAACACGCGACTTCCTCGTCCTACTGGGAGACCTCCAGGGCAGCCTGAAGCTGGGCCCCTGGTGCGCTCACTACCCAGGTCCCAGGCCACGCTTCAGCTCACCTTGGCCATCACACCTTGGCTCACCTTGGCTCACCTTCAGCTCACCCACAGCAGCTCCGGCAGCCCCGAGgtatttagaaatgtgttcttTTCAGGAAGGGCTACATTCTACACGCATGAACACTGTAAACATGGTCTGGAGAGGCCAGGGTAGCTTCTGGGCTTGCCCTGAGTATTacactgttttctttccttttttcggGTGATACTTCCATACTTCATTCATCCACACACACCTGGACAGTCGGCCAGCTGTAAACTTAGCTTTGCGGGGTAGACATGCCTGCTCTACCAAACCTGGAATCAGGATGTGCTTCCAAATCATCCaggtaagatttttttcccactcCCTGGCAAGGGATGTTAGAGGCCTCAAGAATTAAGCTTCCTAGAAGAATTCCGGTGGGCATGAATTCCTTTACTTTGCAGGTACTGGAACAAGAAACTTATCTTCCTGGTTTAGAATACCTAGTATGGCTTTCAGATTCAAATCCAAATGTggttcctctctcctctttccacGTGTGCTTGGAAAGCCCTGGGCCAACGTAATCCCTCATTAGCCAGATGACAGAGGTGACAAAGCCAGAACAGAGTGGTCCTATAAACACCAAAGGCTGCGAAGCGCTGTGTAAACGAGTTTTGCATTCCTGCCTTGCCTTTTCTGTTGAGGCTTTTTTTCAGAGTTCCGACAGATAATCTAAAAGAAGACCAGACAGGACGCACGTAAACCTGCCCTTAAAGCCTCTGTGGTCTGAACCAGCCACTGGCCAAACTCCCTCATACCTATTTAATACTTCTGGGGGAAAAAGATGAAACGGACGAAAGGCCCGCGCTCTGGGAAGCGCTGGTCCCTCGGGGTCCGCACAGCGCCAGGCGCCGGGGCCTTAGGTCATCATGTTGAGGAACTTGCTCTCCTCGGCCAGGCTGGTGAGCATGGAGCTCATGTCCCCAACCGCCATGTTGCTGATGCCCGCAGGGATGGAGGGCAGAGTCAGGGAGTTGCGCGGGGTGGTGAGGCGGGAGGAGCTCTGGGAAAAGCCGTGGAGGAGACTGGGGCTCAGGGCCCCCGAGAGCAAGCTGGAGTGATCGCCGTCATCCATGATGGCATCAAAATCAATCTGGGGGGCCTCGAGTAGCTGGGAgtccacagtgctggacacctggTTGAGCCCTGGCGAGGGCAAGGCCTGGGGCTGCGGAGGCTGGGGCCGCATGGCCTGGCAGCTGGCCTGGTTCTCCAGGCCTCCGTTCTGCTCGTACATGTGGATCTGGCCGTAATAGTAAAGCGTGCTGCGGTCCTGGGCCCCGCCCGCATCCTGGGGGGGTGCCTGGGGAGTCAGGGCCAACACGCCGCCCATCGTCCCCTTGGGCACAGACTCTGCCATCTCCTGGTCGGCTGACAGGGCAGCCATGGCGTGGCCAGAGGCCCTGGCATAGGCCAGCTGCTGCCCCGCACGCACCCCACGGCGGCGGCCAGCAGGGCCGGGCTCTGCGGGTGGCCGGGGTTGCACTAGGCCGAAGCTCGATCCGGCCGCCCCTGTCGGGCCCTGCTGAGGCCCCACGAAGCCAGGCTGGTGGGAAGGCACAAGGCTGGGGCCTTGGCAGTAGCCCTCCTGGCTCATGGCTGTGGCCAGGTGATGGCTCTGCTGTGGGTAGCTCTGGGCTAGGTGAGGTGGTGGCATCCTAGCCAGGCTGGAACTGGGGATGTCAAGTTCCCTGTGGCTGCTGCCCATCATGGCGGGGTCAGGGACAACTTCCATCTGCTGGGGGAGCCCCAGGTGGCCTGGCTTGGCCGCCATGTTGCTGCAGGACCGGGGGAACTGGTGCGGGGCCCCACCCAGGGGGCTCAGCTGGGGATGGGCTTGGCCGTAGCCAGGGTGGGCGCTCACAGCAGCCGCCATGCTGGAACACTGGCCACCTGCCCCTGGCTGCCGCAGCTGCTGCATGTAGTTTACCCTGGGCGCGGAGGGCGCTCCACCGCAGGGCTGCAGGTGTGGCTGCGAGCTGTCCAGGACCCCGGGGCTCAGCTGCAGGCCCTGCTGACTGTAGCCTGGGTACTGGCTGAAGGCTGGCTTCTGTGGCACCACCGCCAGGTGGCCCTGTGGGAAGGGCGGAGGCTTCCCCTGGCTGGCCAGGGCGTCCACGGTGCCGGAGCTCACCTCGTTCCACTGCACAGGCATGCTGTTTTTGTTCAGGCTGGAGGGGGCCACGTAACCCAGTGGGCAGCCTCCCAGCACAGGGGCAGAGGGGCCCACGTTGGAGTCTGCGGCCGCTATCGTGTGCCGGCCGTGCAGCCCGGGGCTGGGCAGTTTGGGGTTCTCGGAGAAGCAGGTGCTCTCCGGGGGGTACACCTTTGGGGCGCTCTCCTCCAGGGTGCCACTGGCATGCGCCTTGATGTACTGCACCACGTCGTCGGGCAGTACAAGGTCGTCCTCCGGCAGCCCGAGGCTGACCTCGGGGCCCACGCCGTCCGCCCCCACCGCCAAGGCCTCCATCACTGCGTTCTCGCTAATACTGGGCGGCCGGGGCGAGTAGGGGCCTCGGGCCAGGCCGCCGTCGGCGCTCGCGTGGCTCTGCAGACGGAGGCCTCGGCCCTGGGCGCAGGGCAGCGGCAGAGCTGCCGGGGTCACGTCGTGGGCGCTGTGGAAGCGCTGCACCCGCGGGGGCGCCAGGGCGTCGGGTCGCCTCCCGGGATCGCTGGCCCTCCGCGCCCCACCGCCCGGCGCCTCATGGGGGAAGGAGGGCGCCGGCCCCACTGGCCCGTAGTGCGGCCCATCGCTGCCCCGCCGAGGCCCGATCGGGTGCGGGCAGGCAGCGGGCAGCATGCGCTCGGGTGCATCCAGGAGCGCCAGCCGGGTCCGCAGGCTAGCGCGCTCCAGGCCGGGcaacggggtggggggcggcccGCCCGTGGCTGCCGCGTACTTGGCCCGCAGGCTGTACTGCTGGGCGGGTGTGAGCTGGAGCAGCCCCGGGCCGCCACCACCGCTGCCGCCATACTGGCTGGCCTCGCTGGAGCGCCGCGACGCGTCGGTGGAGATGGGGTCATAGGAGTCGGCGGAGCTGGCGGGGTGTGCGCGGCCGGCGCCCAGGGGCGAGGCCTCGCTGGAGCGGCGGCTGGAGAAGTAGGGGGAGATGCCCGAGGAGCGGCGGCTCACGGTGTAGGCCGAGCTGACCGTGCTGGTGGAGCTGTCGCGGCGCTCCTGCAGGTGGCTCAGCACGGTCACCTCGCCGGCGGACAGATCGGACAGCCGCGGGTTGGGCAGCAGCCCCGCTGGCCCGCCGCCGCCTCTGAAGTTTTCCAGCACGGAGCCTGCGGGAGAGGAGAGGGTTCAGCGCCGGGGACTGGGGACAATGGGCGGTACACTGCCTGCTTGGGCCGCGCTGAGGCTGCCGGGCCCAGAGCCCTGGAACGGGACCTGGCACCCAGAAGGAACCCAGCCAATGATTTctcaagaggaagaaaagaagggacagTTAGCAAATGGTGGCACTCATAGCCAGGGCAGCTAGTGGAAGGTAGGAGGCCCGATCCCAATCCAGCACTGCCCGGCTGGCCCTGCgttctcattaggtcccatcctcagtttctccagctgTGGATGGGATGTGCCTCTCCGTAGCACTGGGTTATCCCCAAGAGCCCAGGAGGGCCCTGGCCACAGCTTCCCTGCATCCCCACCATCCACGGATGGGCGCTGCCATGTGGGCTCCCCTGGGACTGAGTTTACCCAGCAGGCTGTTTAGGGGGACTGTCCTGAGACCCACAGCCACGGCGGGGTGGTGTGGAGAGGCAGCAGAGTGGTTAGGGAGAAGACAGCTGCAACGCAGGCCCACCGCCAGCCGCGGCTCATCTCACAGGCAGCTCTGGGCCTTGAGCAGCCTCTACAGCCCTGCAGAGATCTATCCCTGGACGTGGGCCATGCCGGGAAGGGTGACCTTGGGTGAGGCAGCTGTCAGCACCCCAGGCAATCTCTGCAGGAGGTGGGGAGTTGAAGGCCATCTGCCGGCAGTTCCCTCGACAGCTGGGGCAACGAATCCCCCCTTCAAGGAGGAGCAGGGTGGTGCCTCTCAGGGTCTCCTCGTAATAACTCAGTGCCACGGTGCACACTGGGCCCTGGAGGGCAGTGTGGAGGCTCAGTGCCCCAAGGTGTCTGGCGCCCGGCACGCAGCCTGGCACAGTGGCACTCAAGAAACGCCTGGTGAGGACATCTTCCACCTCAAAGTCTGGCCAACGCTTCCCGAGGCTGAGCACAGGGCTGCCCCCTCCGTGACGCCCTCCCTGCGCCTCCCCAGCTGCCCTGCTTTCTCTCGAGCTACACTGAGCTCTGTCCTCGGCGCTCCTTGCTTATTCGGCATCTCGTAACGTGGCCTTCTAACCACAGGGACCTGGAACGTGTCCCTGTCCCGCCGAGCCCTTTGCCGTGGTGTGCGCGGCAGGTGCCTGGTAGGCAAGTGCATGGCTCACGAGGAGAGCAAGGGCTGAGCTGGGCCTGCCTGCCTTGGGGCTTATGGGGATGCAGCATGGTGTAGCCGGAGGAGCATGGGCTTCGGAGCCACTCAGGCCTGGGCTgagcctcagctctgccaccGATCTGAGCAAAGCactttcacctctctgagcctcaattcccTGACCTGTGCAATGGGCTTGTAAGATCCATCTTCTCCAGGGCACATGGTGCGTGGTGGGTATGAACCTCATCGTGCTGCCctgggctccctcccaccccacctgcaCGCCCGGGGCCTCCACTCACCACTTGCCGGCAGCGGGGGCAGCTTGGAGTTCCGGGTGTGTGGAGCCGGCCCGGCCCATGAGCAGGAATCCTTGAGCGACTTGAGCTTCTCCCTCTTGAGCTGCTCGAACCGGTGCACGGTGGTCATGTGTTTGCGCAGCTGCAGGCCACCGGCAGAGGGGGTGGCCAGGGCGGAGGCGTCGGCCCCCGGCGGTGGGTCCTCCAGAGCCGTCAGGTCTGCCAGGCTCCCGGGCCCTGTCCCCGGCATCTCCACACCGCTGTCATTGTTGGGGGCACTGCCCAGAGGAGAGGGCTCGCTGCTGCAGGAAGACTGGGCCCCGGGGCTGGACTGACACAGCTGTGGGGAGCGTGGTGAGAAGGCACAGACTCAGAGGGTGCGAGCACCCACCGGCCCCGCCACCCACGCTGCACCCTTGCACACCCGGGGGCAGGACGCTGCCGTACGGAGGAGCTTTCAAAGCACCACTGCTCTGAACCTCGACTTCCCCAGCTGTAAGCGGGACCCGACCTGACTCCTGGAGAGAGTCGGTGGATGGATGGAGACCACCCGGCGAGTAGAAGGCAGCGGGTAATCGCCAGGCACCCACCACCCACCCGCCCTAGCCCCCTGCTATGCTCCTAAGCTTTCCCAGCCAGCGTCTGGGCCGAGCTCTCTGCCGGCAGAGCTTTCAGTATGTGGACCCTATGAAGCTGAGCCCTACAGAGGCTGCCGCAGCCGCGTGAAATTGACAGGAAGGAGGAGACTCAAGCACCCCAACAACAGCGATGGGGGTGGGCCACTCGATGAAGTAAGAAACAGTGAAGGCCTGCTACCTGCCGTCTGCCCAGCAGGCCGGAGGTGGGTTGCTAGAAAGGGAAGGGTTGACCGCGGAGGGTGCAGCTGCTGGACACAGCCCTCACCCTTGACCTGAGTGGCCACCCCAAACCAGCCCTCCCTCTGCAACAGGGTGAATTGAGGCGAGAGCTGGTGGCACACGTGTACGGGGTGGAACCCCACAGAAACTGGGCTCCCTCCACCGTGACCTGGGATCTGAGCCCAAATGAGGCTCACCTGGGATGCAGCATCCTTGGTTCATT
This window contains:
- the GLI2 gene encoding zinc finger protein GLI2 — its product is METSASATATDKKEAKSGILEGVAFPDPGRKASALAVATAAAAVATQGVPTHLLPPFHAPFPIDMRHQEGRYHYEPHSVHGVHGPPALSGSPVISDISLIRLSPHPAGPGESPFNAPHPYVSSHMEQYLCAVHGSPTHPAISAARGLSPADVAHEHLKERGLLGLPPSSTNPSDYYHQMPLMAGHPTPYGDLLMQSGGAASAPHLHDYLNPVDVSRFSSPRVTPRLSRKRALSISPLSDASLDLQRMIRTSPNSLVAYINNSRSSSAASGSYGHLSAGTLSPAFTFPHPINPVAYQQILSQQRGLGSAFGHTPPLIQPSPTFLAQQPMAFTSINATSTQLSSSSNCLSDANQSKQSSESAVSSSVNPLVIHKRSKVKTEAEGLRPASPLTLTQEQLADLKEDLDRDDCKQEAEVVIYETSCRWEGCTKEYDTQEQLVHHINNEHIHGEKKEFVCRWQACTREQKPFKAQYMLVVHMRRHTGEKPHKCTFEGCSKAYSRLENLKTHLRSHTGEKPYVCEHEGCNKAFSNASDRAKHQNRTHSNEKPYICKIPGCTKRYTDPSSLRKHVKTVHGPDAHVTKKQRNDVHLRTPLLRENGDSEAGAEPVRGSEESAEASSTSQAVEDCLHVKAIKTERSGLCQSSPGAQSSCSSEPSPLGSAPNNDSGVEMPGTGPGSLADLTALEDPPPGADASALATPSAGGLQLRKHMTTVHRFEQLKREKLKSLKDSCSWAGPAPHTRNSKLPPLPASGSVLENFRGGGGPAGLLPNPRLSDLSAGEVTVLSHLQERRDSSTSTVSSAYTVSRRSSGISPYFSSRRSSEASPLGAGRAHPASSADSYDPISTDASRRSSEASQYGGSGGGGPGLLQLTPAQQYSLRAKYAAATGGPPPTPLPGLERASLRTRLALLDAPERMLPAACPHPIGPRRGSDGPHYGPVGPAPSFPHEAPGGGARRASDPGRRPDALAPPRVQRFHSAHDVTPAALPLPCAQGRGLRLQSHASADGGLARGPYSPRPPSISENAVMEALAVGADGVGPEVSLGLPEDDLVLPDDVVQYIKAHASGTLEESAPKVYPPESTCFSENPKLPSPGLHGRHTIAAADSNVGPSAPVLGGCPLGYVAPSSLNKNSMPVQWNEVSSGTVDALASQGKPPPFPQGHLAVVPQKPAFSQYPGYSQQGLQLSPGVLDSSQPHLQPCGGAPSAPRVNYMQQLRQPGAGGQCSSMAAAVSAHPGYGQAHPQLSPLGGAPHQFPRSCSNMAAKPGHLGLPQQMEVVPDPAMMGSSHRELDIPSSSLARMPPPHLAQSYPQQSHHLATAMSQEGYCQGPSLVPSHQPGFVGPQQGPTGAAGSSFGLVQPRPPAEPGPAGRRRGVRAGQQLAYARASGHAMAALSADQEMAESVPKGTMGGVLALTPQAPPQDAGGAQDRSTLYYYGQIHMYEQNGGLENQASCQAMRPQPPQPQALPSPGLNQVSSTVDSQLLEAPQIDFDAIMDDGDHSSLLSGALSPSLLHGFSQSSSRLTTPRNSLTLPSIPAGISNMAVGDMSSMLTSLAEESKFLNMMT